The following coding sequences lie in one Amycolatopsis cihanbeyliensis genomic window:
- a CDS encoding GAF domain-containing sensor histidine kinase, whose product MEPSLAARALSAATEITTTALSGEDPSAVLGSVVRHAVELAGADLGLVMVRAEDGGVVVESAHGPDTAGLLGLELPTDSAAGRVASGGEPVVTEDFTSDPRTSPYVPERLRHFGPFAAAPFGSGGRLLGALTVYRQRGAEPFSATTVDVLTAFAAQAGVVLALAEGASARHRVTLYQERERIARELHDVIVQRLYAAGMQLDRVRKRMNTRFARGDGARLGEAIDQLDQTIDEIRGTVRALRSPTPEHAEPPRTVSTDLAESARGEVRTAGELLGFPPTLELSGELADIPAERADHIRAALREALSNVVRHSGASQTRVTLQRDAAGLRLRVRDNGCGVPQDVAQRGLRHLAERAEAAGGRFYVNSSPSLGTLVAFDLPLA is encoded by the coding sequence ATGGAACCGAGTCTTGCCGCGCGGGCACTGTCCGCGGCCACCGAGATCACCACCACCGCACTGTCCGGTGAGGACCCGAGCGCCGTGCTCGGCTCGGTGGTGCGGCACGCGGTCGAACTGGCCGGTGCCGACCTCGGGTTGGTCATGGTCCGGGCCGAGGACGGCGGGGTCGTGGTGGAGTCGGCGCATGGCCCGGACACCGCGGGGCTGCTCGGCCTCGAGCTGCCGACCGACTCGGCCGCCGGCCGGGTCGCCTCGGGTGGCGAGCCGGTGGTCACCGAGGACTTCACCAGCGACCCCCGGACCTCTCCCTACGTCCCCGAGCGACTGCGGCACTTCGGCCCGTTCGCGGCGGCCCCCTTCGGCTCCGGCGGCAGGCTGCTCGGGGCGCTCACGGTCTACCGGCAGCGCGGCGCCGAGCCGTTCTCCGCCACCACCGTCGACGTACTGACCGCCTTCGCCGCGCAGGCGGGTGTGGTGCTGGCCCTTGCCGAGGGTGCCAGCGCGCGGCACCGGGTCACCCTGTACCAGGAACGCGAACGCATCGCCCGCGAGCTGCACGATGTGATCGTGCAACGGCTGTACGCCGCGGGCATGCAGCTCGACCGGGTACGCAAGCGGATGAACACCCGGTTCGCCCGCGGCGACGGTGCCCGGCTCGGGGAGGCCATCGACCAGCTCGACCAGACCATCGACGAGATCAGGGGCACGGTCCGCGCGCTGCGTTCGCCCACCCCGGAACACGCCGAACCACCCCGGACCGTGTCCACCGACCTGGCCGAGTCCGCCCGCGGCGAGGTACGCACCGCCGGCGAGCTGCTCGGGTTCCCGCCGACCCTGGAACTGTCCGGCGAACTCGCCGACATCCCCGCCGAACGCGCCGACCACATCCGCGCCGCGCTGCGTGAGGCACTGTCCAATGTGGTCCGACACTCCGGGGCCAGCCAGACCAGGGTGACCCTGCAGCGCGACGCGGCCGGTCTCCGGCTGCGGGTACGGGACAACGGCTGCGGGGTGCCGCAGGACGTCGCCCAGCGCGGCCTGCGCCACCTCGCCGAACGCGCCGAGGCCGCGGGCGGCAGGTTCTACGTCAACTCCTCACCCAGCCTCGGCACCCTGGTCGCCTTCGACCTGCCGCTGGCGTGA